A DNA window from Synchiropus splendidus isolate RoL2022-P1 chromosome 2, RoL_Sspl_1.0, whole genome shotgun sequence contains the following coding sequences:
- the LOC128753497 gene encoding structure-specific endonuclease subunit SLX4-like isoform X1, translated as MDDSDQDFVVLFSKGLKRVRKKPEKSSRPNKKEDSQSSQPSVGNKRRQVNKKDGAPRSNAAHGSQAVCPETTSTVVGTENGHDSGDVGPSPSGLSAEPAEMGLQSLEGCTAKEKVLIRMQQFKRASPQKMVHRQTKQESETDPLLQHSSKERAESCLLNVDSDEALALHLQQELDREAAAVQTVNLEDGGLYFCQICQRDLSHMTPEGRMQHTNRCLDESEHPHPDPPSAAAGLPDCPICGQKFKSQKSRSSHLKRCSSDMGVSPAVLLQALQRQREEVQHVAQPIVQTGGTKRKGAFKHPAQRKSRKKTEPLDEETMVALALSSSLLEQETEQQRDTAAVGMSLKWCADAAGKSRGKKRRGAVTRPPPLLLIQDAEEALKRLQDRVSALLLQNRAASPPTPTLCPSSLPAWSGTAPLWQKSALVKEAAITDFYSPELQEFIQPWKPPVVAGASSDAIPTQNPCDPPARESTPITKPPSSTLPSSQTASCSSAPSTPGTLALPMGSQSLRDLMELAEDGLTFTQCGFSAEGCVEDKRSCVSSNLQLSGFLPHETSMNSKQRVSGFLPEATLPVKEGAGGANTHSGHRFGALSRLSSDLSSMVNNPQLSDVQLQVDSGEVYFAHSFMLYARCPLLAEMVHEEAFGVKEEGLAEARRVLITDVPGEAVLALLQFLYTAQVSLTASLLPHVLELASRYDLQELQQLCELGPDETTTGRDDDNMVQEHHPSNVTDQFFMELIHSMWREEEEDENQVEDGERDDCKGLEVDGDEVAPGGEELQEELVNEEELEEIYEFAATQRKKEEELDSVEEERNTGEKFTQLKSPSGLSKVSDCNLESTYNRLFSDSDGGDPEDGAPKSTPPKTHSSFKAPAYTLLHSSGSVVDDLPFSPRTSNLPLAGVSPVDGDTFGARGEAGHNSSKEDLGVKRESQGPRTICSPASLVPPLLKKEPELIVLSDSSDDGEGAALQSPVNPPSSPDLPAPNDVAETLKPSLSPVAQHQPAPSCEQSLDDCSPEVSWLIPSTPVQPRKQSSAEAKRLQLFPKSDSSSHSSPHSPDDSKAPLQVSASFSAISRLQRSQEVSVSVSPCSVMARPPPCPSASIQHTPMHQQHKVYSSTPVNLQVSDQPLALPAPSPLDTTAEKQSLEQSRSPEEKEVGSFHLDPMSDFSEEPSCSDLRMKSTSDSAGVSKSSGVQDRKSSDEGETRETSFQQSFMFMDEPPMAFNDSWGLDACVDAPENPGCFSLRLEDSGDRECPSPPNKPATPPQVRPFHAPDAGSPEHQAASSSFTQEKPEVGLLDSRIWDSWEEDEEEEPLTLAERLNPPPQLKTPAAARKKRRSLVPITPMPHYSDMDTPELKNILNRFGVRPLPKRQMVLKLKEIHQYTHQLVSSDSEGEPPSAGTEGPAVASMGPGRRLFPSTNSVTFKEPRAPPASSPAKYGLRESEREAESLSASQDSTTSSTAESDRSNPELCLSSDGDSDSDGVVSASQAVSRLQERLQAVRSFILSDPALHSQILQYQPLVLSDLQRRLKEAGVRLGAAKLMDYLDSQCITFTTAKPGQAAPTRRRVKKTGSKVASRKRAAPAV; from the exons ATGGACGACTCGGATCAGGATTTTGTGGTGCTCTTTTCCAAGGGTCTGAAACGTGTCCGTAAGAAaccagagaagagcagcagaccCAACAAAAAGGAGGACAGCCAGTCTAGTCAGCCGTCTGTTGGAAATAAGAGAAGACAAGTCAACAAAAAAGATGGAGCCCCGAGAAGTAACGCTGCCCATGGGAGTCAGGCGGTTTGTCCTGAAACGACTTCAACAGTGGTCGGTACAGAGAATGGACATGACTCAGGCGATGTCGGGCCATCACCTTCTGGACTTTCTGCCGAGCCTGCTGAAATGGGCCTGCAGTCATTGGAAGGATGTACTGCTAAAGAGAAAGTGCTCATCAGGATGCAGCAGTTCAAGAGAGCCAGTCCTCAGAAGATggtacacagacaaacaaagcaaGAGAGTGAAACCGATCCTTTGTTGCAACATTCATCCAAAG AAAGAGCAGAATCCTGCCTCCTGAATGTGGACAGCGACGAGGCCCTGGCCTTGCATCTGCAGCAGGAGTTGGACCGGGAGGCAGCTGCAGTCCAGACTGTCAACCTGGAGGATGGAGGCCTCTACTTCTGTCAGATCTGCCAAAGGGACCTCTCCCACATGACACCTGAGGGCCGAATGCAGCACACCAACAG GTGTTTGGATGAGAGTGAACATCCACATCCTGatcctccatctgctgctgctggcctccCTGACTGTCCCATCTGTGGTCAGAAGTTTAAATCCCAGAAGAGTCGCTCGTCCCACTTGAAGCGCTGCTCCTCTGACATGGGAGTGTCCCCGGCGGTGCTGCTGCAGGCTCTGCAGAGACAGCGAGAAGAAGTGCAGCATGTGGCCCAGCCCAT tgtccagactggaggcaCCAAAAGAAAAGGAGCATTCAAGCATCCAGCACAGAGGAAGTCTAGGAAAAAGACAGAACCCCTGGATGAAGAAACAATGGTGGCTCTGGCTCTGTCGTCCTctctgctggagcaggagacgGAGCAGCAGAGAGACACTGCTGCAGTGGGCATGAGCTTGAAGTGGTGTGCGGATGCAG CAGGGAAGAGTCGtgggaagaagagaagaggtgCCGTTACTCGTCCGCCTCCGCTGCTTCTGATTCAGGATGCAGAAGAGGCTCTTAAAAGGCTGCAGGACCGAGTTTCTGCTCTTCTTTTACAAAATCGTGCGGCCTCACCCCCCACCCCAACGCTGTGCCCCAGCAGCCTGCCTGCCTGGAGTGGCACCGCCCCCCTTTGGCAGAAGAGCGCACTAGTCAAAGAAGCAGCCATCACTGACTTCTATTCTCCAGAGCTTCAGGAGTTCATCCAACCTTGGAAACCACCTGTG GTAGCTGGTGCTTCCTCTGATGCCATCCCCACACAAAATCCTTGCGATCCACCTGCAAGGGAATCAACTCCCATCACAAAACCCCCAAGTTCAACTCTGCCTTCGTCCCAGACGGCCTCCTGCTCTTCAGCTCCATCCACTCCCGGAACTTTGGCGCTTCCAATGGGCAGCCAGAGCCTCAGAGACCTGATGGAGCTGGCGGAGGACGGCCTCACTTTCACCCAGTGTGGCTTCAGTGCTGAAGGTTGTGTTGAAG ACAAAAGATCCTGTGTTTCTTCAAACCTGCAGCTAAGTGGCTTCCTCCCACATGAGACATCTATGAACTCTAAGCAGCGTGTCAGTGGGTTTCTACCTGAAGCAACTCTCCCAGTCAaagaaggagcaggaggagcaaaTACACACAGCGGTCACCGCTTC GGTGCGCTGTCCAGACTTTCCTCGGATTTAAGCAGCATGGTCAACAATCCTCAACTCAGCGATGTGCAGCTTCAAGTGGACAGTGGAGAAGTCTACTTCGCGCACTCGTTCATGCTGTACGctcgctgccctctgctggcggAAATG GTGCATGAAGAAGCTTTCGGGGTGAAGGAGGAAGGACTGGCTGAAGCTCGGAGAGTGCTGATCACTGACGTGCCTGGAGAAGCTGTGCTGGCTCTGCTGCAGTTCCTCTATACAGCCCAGGTTTCCCTCACAGCATCACTGCTTCCTCATGTTCTGGAACTGGCATCCAG GTATGACTtacaggagctgcagcagctctgtgagCTTGGTCCGGACGAGACGACAACTGGCCGTGATGATGACAACATGGTCCAAGAACATCATCCGAGTAACGTCACAGACCAGTTTTTCATGGAGCTCATCCACTCcatgtggagggaggaggaggaggatgagaaccAAGTGGAAGACGGAGAAAGGGATGACTGCAAAGGTCTTGAAGTAGATGGTGATGAGGTCGCTCCAGGTGGAGAGGAGCTCCAGGAGGAACTGGTGaatgaggaggagctggaggagatttATGAGTTTGCTGCCAcgcagaggaagaaggaggaagagctggacagcgtggaggaggagaggaataCTGGAGAGAAGTTTACACAGCTGAAAAGTCCCTCTGGATTAAGTAAAGTCTCCGACTGTAATCTTGAGAGCACATACAATCGCCTGTTTTCAGACTCGGACGGAGGCGACCCAGAGGATGGCGCTCCTAAATCCACtcctccaaaaacacacagctctTTTAAAGCTCCTGCCTACACACTGCTTCACTCATCTGGCAGCGTGGTGGACGATCTGCCCTTCAGTCCTCGGACGTCTAACCTGCCCCTCGCCGGCGTGTCGCCTGTGGACGGGGACACATTTGGGGCCAGAGGTGAGGCAGGACACAACAGTTCAAAAGAAGACCTGGGTGTGAAAAGAGAGAGCCAAGGTCCCCGTACTATCTGCTCGCCAGCTTCTCTTGTTCCACCTCTCTTGAAGAAGGAGCCTGAGTTGATAGTTTTGTCAGACTCcagtgatgatggtgagggGGCTGCTCTTCAGAGTCCAGTCAACCCTCCGTCTTCACCTGACCTGCCTGCGCCTAATGACGTCGCTGAGACACTCAAACCATCGCTCAGTCCTGTTGCTCAACATCAACCTGCTCCCAGCTGTGAGCAGAGTCTGGACGACTGCTCCCCAGAGGTGTCTTGGCTGATCCCCTCCACACCAGTGCAACCCAGGAAACAAAGCTCCGCTGAGGCGAAAAGACTGCAGCTGTTCCCCAAAAGTGACTCTTCCTCCCACTCTTCTCCTCATTCACCCGATGATAGCAAAGCGCCACTCCAGGTCTCAGCCTCCTTCAGCGCCATCTCCAGGTTACAAAGAAGCCAAGAGGTCAGTGTTTCAGTTTCACCATGCAGTGTGATGGCACGTCCTCCTCCGTGCCCGAGTGCCTCCATCCAGCACACGCCGATGCACCAGCAGCATAAAGTCTACAGCAGCACGCCGGTGAACTTGCAGGTGTCAGACCAACCCTTGGCACTTCCTGCTCCGTCCCCACTCGACACCacagctgaaaaacaaagtCTGGAACAGAGCAGGAGCCCTGAGGAGAAAGAGGTGGGAAGCTTCCACCTTGACCCCATGTCTGACTTTTCAGAGGAGCCATCTTGTAGTGACCTGCGCATGAAGTCCACCAGCGACTCTGCAGGCGTCTCAAAGAGCTCGGGGGTGCAGGATAGGAAGAGTAGTGATGAGGGTGAAACACGTGAGACCAGCTTCCAGCAGAGCTTCATGTTCATGGACGAACCTCCCATGGCTTTCAATGATTCCTGGGGTCTTGATGCGTGCGTGGACGCGCCTGAGAATCCTGGCTGCTTCAGTCTGAGGCTGGAAGACAGCGGCGACAGAGAGTGTCCGTCGCCGCCAAACAAACCTGCGACACCTCCTCAAGTCCGACCCTTCCACGCCCCAGACGCAGGGAGTCCAGAGCACCAGGCTGCATCATCCTCCTTCACACAGGAGAAGCCTGAGGTGGGACTTTTGGACTCTCGTATCTGGGACAGctgggaggaggacgaggaggaggagccgctAACTCTGGCAGAGCGCTTAAATCCTCCGCCCCAGCTCAAAACACCGG CCGCGGCGCGTAAGAAGCGTCGCTCTCTGGTGCCCATCACACCAATGCCTCACTACTCTGACATGGACACGCCGGAGCTCAAGAACATACTCAACAG GTTTGGTGTGCGACCCTTACCCAAGCGCCAGATGGTCCTCAAGCTGAAGGAGATCCACCAGTACACCCATCAGCTGGTGAGCTCTGACTCGGAAGGCGAGCCCCCGTCCGCAGGGACAGAGGGACCTGCGGTGGCTTCGATGGGACCCGGCAGGAGATTGTTCCCTTCCACCAACAGCGTCACGTTTAAAGAGCCCAGAGCGCCGCCCGCCAGCTCGCCTGCCAAATACGGCCTGAGGGAGTCAGAGAGGGAGGCTGAGTCTCTGTCTGCATCGCAGGACTCCACCACCTCATCGACAGCGGAGTCTGACAG GTCCAACCCAGAGTTGTGCTTGTCCTCCGACGGTGACTCGGACAGCGACGGGGTCGTGTCTGCGTCTCAGGCAGTGTCCCGGCTGCAGGAGCGCCTGCAGGCCGTGCGCTCCTTCATCCTGTCTGACCCGGCGCTTCACAGTCAGATCCTCCAGTACCAGCCTTTGGTGCTGTCCGACCTGCAGCGGCGGCTGAAGGAGGCAGGCGTCCGTCTGGGAGCCGCCAAGCTCATGGACTACCTGGACTCGCAGTGCATCACCTTTACCACCGCCAAACCTGGACAGGCGGCACCCACCCGCAGGCGGGTGAAGAAGACGGGCAGCAAGGTGGCCAGCAGGAAGCGAGCCGCTCCAGCGGTTTGA
- the LOC128753497 gene encoding structure-specific endonuclease subunit SLX4-like isoform X2: MDDSDQDFVVLFSKGLKRVRKKPEKSSRPNKKEDSQSSQPSVGNKRRQVNKKDGAPRSNAAHGSQAVCPETTSTVVGTENGHDSGDVGPSPSGLSAEPAEMGLQSLEGCTAKEKVLIRMQQFKRASPQKMVHRQTKQESETDPLLQHSSKERAESCLLNVDSDEALALHLQQELDREAAAVQTVNLEDGGLYFCQICQRDLSHMTPEGRMQHTNRCLDESEHPHPDPPSAAAGLPDCPICGQKFKSQKSRSSHLKRCSSDMGVSPAVLLQALQRQREEVQHVAQPIVQTGGTKRKGAFKHPAQRKSRKKTEPLDEETMVALALSSSLLEQETEQQRDTAAVGMSLKWCADAGKSRGKKRRGAVTRPPPLLLIQDAEEALKRLQDRVSALLLQNRAASPPTPTLCPSSLPAWSGTAPLWQKSALVKEAAITDFYSPELQEFIQPWKPPVVAGASSDAIPTQNPCDPPARESTPITKPPSSTLPSSQTASCSSAPSTPGTLALPMGSQSLRDLMELAEDGLTFTQCGFSAEGCVEDKRSCVSSNLQLSGFLPHETSMNSKQRVSGFLPEATLPVKEGAGGANTHSGHRFGALSRLSSDLSSMVNNPQLSDVQLQVDSGEVYFAHSFMLYARCPLLAEMVHEEAFGVKEEGLAEARRVLITDVPGEAVLALLQFLYTAQVSLTASLLPHVLELASRYDLQELQQLCELGPDETTTGRDDDNMVQEHHPSNVTDQFFMELIHSMWREEEEDENQVEDGERDDCKGLEVDGDEVAPGGEELQEELVNEEELEEIYEFAATQRKKEEELDSVEEERNTGEKFTQLKSPSGLSKVSDCNLESTYNRLFSDSDGGDPEDGAPKSTPPKTHSSFKAPAYTLLHSSGSVVDDLPFSPRTSNLPLAGVSPVDGDTFGARGEAGHNSSKEDLGVKRESQGPRTICSPASLVPPLLKKEPELIVLSDSSDDGEGAALQSPVNPPSSPDLPAPNDVAETLKPSLSPVAQHQPAPSCEQSLDDCSPEVSWLIPSTPVQPRKQSSAEAKRLQLFPKSDSSSHSSPHSPDDSKAPLQVSASFSAISRLQRSQEVSVSVSPCSVMARPPPCPSASIQHTPMHQQHKVYSSTPVNLQVSDQPLALPAPSPLDTTAEKQSLEQSRSPEEKEVGSFHLDPMSDFSEEPSCSDLRMKSTSDSAGVSKSSGVQDRKSSDEGETRETSFQQSFMFMDEPPMAFNDSWGLDACVDAPENPGCFSLRLEDSGDRECPSPPNKPATPPQVRPFHAPDAGSPEHQAASSSFTQEKPEVGLLDSRIWDSWEEDEEEEPLTLAERLNPPPQLKTPAAARKKRRSLVPITPMPHYSDMDTPELKNILNRFGVRPLPKRQMVLKLKEIHQYTHQLVSSDSEGEPPSAGTEGPAVASMGPGRRLFPSTNSVTFKEPRAPPASSPAKYGLRESEREAESLSASQDSTTSSTAESDRSNPELCLSSDGDSDSDGVVSASQAVSRLQERLQAVRSFILSDPALHSQILQYQPLVLSDLQRRLKEAGVRLGAAKLMDYLDSQCITFTTAKPGQAAPTRRRVKKTGSKVASRKRAAPAV; this comes from the exons ATGGACGACTCGGATCAGGATTTTGTGGTGCTCTTTTCCAAGGGTCTGAAACGTGTCCGTAAGAAaccagagaagagcagcagaccCAACAAAAAGGAGGACAGCCAGTCTAGTCAGCCGTCTGTTGGAAATAAGAGAAGACAAGTCAACAAAAAAGATGGAGCCCCGAGAAGTAACGCTGCCCATGGGAGTCAGGCGGTTTGTCCTGAAACGACTTCAACAGTGGTCGGTACAGAGAATGGACATGACTCAGGCGATGTCGGGCCATCACCTTCTGGACTTTCTGCCGAGCCTGCTGAAATGGGCCTGCAGTCATTGGAAGGATGTACTGCTAAAGAGAAAGTGCTCATCAGGATGCAGCAGTTCAAGAGAGCCAGTCCTCAGAAGATggtacacagacaaacaaagcaaGAGAGTGAAACCGATCCTTTGTTGCAACATTCATCCAAAG AAAGAGCAGAATCCTGCCTCCTGAATGTGGACAGCGACGAGGCCCTGGCCTTGCATCTGCAGCAGGAGTTGGACCGGGAGGCAGCTGCAGTCCAGACTGTCAACCTGGAGGATGGAGGCCTCTACTTCTGTCAGATCTGCCAAAGGGACCTCTCCCACATGACACCTGAGGGCCGAATGCAGCACACCAACAG GTGTTTGGATGAGAGTGAACATCCACATCCTGatcctccatctgctgctgctggcctccCTGACTGTCCCATCTGTGGTCAGAAGTTTAAATCCCAGAAGAGTCGCTCGTCCCACTTGAAGCGCTGCTCCTCTGACATGGGAGTGTCCCCGGCGGTGCTGCTGCAGGCTCTGCAGAGACAGCGAGAAGAAGTGCAGCATGTGGCCCAGCCCAT tgtccagactggaggcaCCAAAAGAAAAGGAGCATTCAAGCATCCAGCACAGAGGAAGTCTAGGAAAAAGACAGAACCCCTGGATGAAGAAACAATGGTGGCTCTGGCTCTGTCGTCCTctctgctggagcaggagacgGAGCAGCAGAGAGACACTGCTGCAGTGGGCATGAGCTTGAAGTGGTGTGCGGATGCAG GGAAGAGTCGtgggaagaagagaagaggtgCCGTTACTCGTCCGCCTCCGCTGCTTCTGATTCAGGATGCAGAAGAGGCTCTTAAAAGGCTGCAGGACCGAGTTTCTGCTCTTCTTTTACAAAATCGTGCGGCCTCACCCCCCACCCCAACGCTGTGCCCCAGCAGCCTGCCTGCCTGGAGTGGCACCGCCCCCCTTTGGCAGAAGAGCGCACTAGTCAAAGAAGCAGCCATCACTGACTTCTATTCTCCAGAGCTTCAGGAGTTCATCCAACCTTGGAAACCACCTGTG GTAGCTGGTGCTTCCTCTGATGCCATCCCCACACAAAATCCTTGCGATCCACCTGCAAGGGAATCAACTCCCATCACAAAACCCCCAAGTTCAACTCTGCCTTCGTCCCAGACGGCCTCCTGCTCTTCAGCTCCATCCACTCCCGGAACTTTGGCGCTTCCAATGGGCAGCCAGAGCCTCAGAGACCTGATGGAGCTGGCGGAGGACGGCCTCACTTTCACCCAGTGTGGCTTCAGTGCTGAAGGTTGTGTTGAAG ACAAAAGATCCTGTGTTTCTTCAAACCTGCAGCTAAGTGGCTTCCTCCCACATGAGACATCTATGAACTCTAAGCAGCGTGTCAGTGGGTTTCTACCTGAAGCAACTCTCCCAGTCAaagaaggagcaggaggagcaaaTACACACAGCGGTCACCGCTTC GGTGCGCTGTCCAGACTTTCCTCGGATTTAAGCAGCATGGTCAACAATCCTCAACTCAGCGATGTGCAGCTTCAAGTGGACAGTGGAGAAGTCTACTTCGCGCACTCGTTCATGCTGTACGctcgctgccctctgctggcggAAATG GTGCATGAAGAAGCTTTCGGGGTGAAGGAGGAAGGACTGGCTGAAGCTCGGAGAGTGCTGATCACTGACGTGCCTGGAGAAGCTGTGCTGGCTCTGCTGCAGTTCCTCTATACAGCCCAGGTTTCCCTCACAGCATCACTGCTTCCTCATGTTCTGGAACTGGCATCCAG GTATGACTtacaggagctgcagcagctctgtgagCTTGGTCCGGACGAGACGACAACTGGCCGTGATGATGACAACATGGTCCAAGAACATCATCCGAGTAACGTCACAGACCAGTTTTTCATGGAGCTCATCCACTCcatgtggagggaggaggaggaggatgagaaccAAGTGGAAGACGGAGAAAGGGATGACTGCAAAGGTCTTGAAGTAGATGGTGATGAGGTCGCTCCAGGTGGAGAGGAGCTCCAGGAGGAACTGGTGaatgaggaggagctggaggagatttATGAGTTTGCTGCCAcgcagaggaagaaggaggaagagctggacagcgtggaggaggagaggaataCTGGAGAGAAGTTTACACAGCTGAAAAGTCCCTCTGGATTAAGTAAAGTCTCCGACTGTAATCTTGAGAGCACATACAATCGCCTGTTTTCAGACTCGGACGGAGGCGACCCAGAGGATGGCGCTCCTAAATCCACtcctccaaaaacacacagctctTTTAAAGCTCCTGCCTACACACTGCTTCACTCATCTGGCAGCGTGGTGGACGATCTGCCCTTCAGTCCTCGGACGTCTAACCTGCCCCTCGCCGGCGTGTCGCCTGTGGACGGGGACACATTTGGGGCCAGAGGTGAGGCAGGACACAACAGTTCAAAAGAAGACCTGGGTGTGAAAAGAGAGAGCCAAGGTCCCCGTACTATCTGCTCGCCAGCTTCTCTTGTTCCACCTCTCTTGAAGAAGGAGCCTGAGTTGATAGTTTTGTCAGACTCcagtgatgatggtgagggGGCTGCTCTTCAGAGTCCAGTCAACCCTCCGTCTTCACCTGACCTGCCTGCGCCTAATGACGTCGCTGAGACACTCAAACCATCGCTCAGTCCTGTTGCTCAACATCAACCTGCTCCCAGCTGTGAGCAGAGTCTGGACGACTGCTCCCCAGAGGTGTCTTGGCTGATCCCCTCCACACCAGTGCAACCCAGGAAACAAAGCTCCGCTGAGGCGAAAAGACTGCAGCTGTTCCCCAAAAGTGACTCTTCCTCCCACTCTTCTCCTCATTCACCCGATGATAGCAAAGCGCCACTCCAGGTCTCAGCCTCCTTCAGCGCCATCTCCAGGTTACAAAGAAGCCAAGAGGTCAGTGTTTCAGTTTCACCATGCAGTGTGATGGCACGTCCTCCTCCGTGCCCGAGTGCCTCCATCCAGCACACGCCGATGCACCAGCAGCATAAAGTCTACAGCAGCACGCCGGTGAACTTGCAGGTGTCAGACCAACCCTTGGCACTTCCTGCTCCGTCCCCACTCGACACCacagctgaaaaacaaagtCTGGAACAGAGCAGGAGCCCTGAGGAGAAAGAGGTGGGAAGCTTCCACCTTGACCCCATGTCTGACTTTTCAGAGGAGCCATCTTGTAGTGACCTGCGCATGAAGTCCACCAGCGACTCTGCAGGCGTCTCAAAGAGCTCGGGGGTGCAGGATAGGAAGAGTAGTGATGAGGGTGAAACACGTGAGACCAGCTTCCAGCAGAGCTTCATGTTCATGGACGAACCTCCCATGGCTTTCAATGATTCCTGGGGTCTTGATGCGTGCGTGGACGCGCCTGAGAATCCTGGCTGCTTCAGTCTGAGGCTGGAAGACAGCGGCGACAGAGAGTGTCCGTCGCCGCCAAACAAACCTGCGACACCTCCTCAAGTCCGACCCTTCCACGCCCCAGACGCAGGGAGTCCAGAGCACCAGGCTGCATCATCCTCCTTCACACAGGAGAAGCCTGAGGTGGGACTTTTGGACTCTCGTATCTGGGACAGctgggaggaggacgaggaggaggagccgctAACTCTGGCAGAGCGCTTAAATCCTCCGCCCCAGCTCAAAACACCGG CCGCGGCGCGTAAGAAGCGTCGCTCTCTGGTGCCCATCACACCAATGCCTCACTACTCTGACATGGACACGCCGGAGCTCAAGAACATACTCAACAG GTTTGGTGTGCGACCCTTACCCAAGCGCCAGATGGTCCTCAAGCTGAAGGAGATCCACCAGTACACCCATCAGCTGGTGAGCTCTGACTCGGAAGGCGAGCCCCCGTCCGCAGGGACAGAGGGACCTGCGGTGGCTTCGATGGGACCCGGCAGGAGATTGTTCCCTTCCACCAACAGCGTCACGTTTAAAGAGCCCAGAGCGCCGCCCGCCAGCTCGCCTGCCAAATACGGCCTGAGGGAGTCAGAGAGGGAGGCTGAGTCTCTGTCTGCATCGCAGGACTCCACCACCTCATCGACAGCGGAGTCTGACAG GTCCAACCCAGAGTTGTGCTTGTCCTCCGACGGTGACTCGGACAGCGACGGGGTCGTGTCTGCGTCTCAGGCAGTGTCCCGGCTGCAGGAGCGCCTGCAGGCCGTGCGCTCCTTCATCCTGTCTGACCCGGCGCTTCACAGTCAGATCCTCCAGTACCAGCCTTTGGTGCTGTCCGACCTGCAGCGGCGGCTGAAGGAGGCAGGCGTCCGTCTGGGAGCCGCCAAGCTCATGGACTACCTGGACTCGCAGTGCATCACCTTTACCACCGCCAAACCTGGACAGGCGGCACCCACCCGCAGGCGGGTGAAGAAGACGGGCAGCAAGGTGGCCAGCAGGAAGCGAGCCGCTCCAGCGGTTTGA
- the LOC128754307 gene encoding MAPK regulated corepressor interacting protein 2-like — protein MTYTQRITCRSCGFVSRDRVRDSTADSRSGQLTRWGGGGKRGDVSSTDLAGSCTRHMMYTITRGPSKLVTQRRTGPTQQVESKFSEPKFRPTSWLSSNAPPPKIVFNRLNGKRYHSSTTLQSNGAAEGFTPAHEENVRFVYEAWQEVEQKLEVVGESNTRQGPVHYAEKTPGAVMKNFVPIDLEEWWAKRFLANIASLS, from the exons ATGACCTACACGCAACGGATCACCTGCCGCTCCTGTGGATTTGTGTCGCGGGACCGAGTGCGAGACTCCACCGCAGACTCCCGGTCCGGTCAGCTGACTCGGTGGGGGGGGGGAGGAAAACGTGGCGACGTTTCTTCGACTGACTTGGCTGGAAGTTGCACGCGCCACATGATGTACACGATCACCCGAGGACCCAGCAAACTGGTGACACAGCGAAGGACAG GTCCCACTCAGCAAGTCGAGAGCAAGTTCTCCGAGCCCAAGTTCCGACCCACGTCCTGGCTCTCGTCGAA CGCTCCTCCTCCAAAGATCGTGTTCAACCGTCTGAACGGGAAACGCTACCACAGCAGCACCACGCTGCAGAGCAACGGCGCTGCAGAGGGATTCACGCCCGCGCACGAGGAGAACGTCAGATTTGTGTACGAAG CGTGGCAGgaggtggagcagaagctggaggTGGTGGGAGAATCCAACACTCGACAGGGGCCCGTTCATTACGCCGAGAAGACTCCCGGCGCTGTGATGAAGA ACTTCGTGCCCATCGACCTGGAAGAGTGGTGGGCCAAGCGTTTCCTGGCCAACATCGCCAGCCTGTCATGA